One Suncus etruscus isolate mSunEtr1 chromosome 13, mSunEtr1.pri.cur, whole genome shotgun sequence genomic region harbors:
- the SON gene encoding protein SON isoform X4, translating to MATNIEQIFRSFVVSKFREIQQELSSGRSEGQLNGETNTPTEGTQAGDAAATARNLPNEEIVQKIEEVLSGVLDTELRYKPDMKEASRKRCVSVQTDPTDEIPSKKSKKHKKHKNKKKKKKKEKEKKYKRQPEESESKPKSHHDGNIDLESDSFLKFDSESSVMTLEHPVRAFGLSETSESTAVVLEPSMVSVETSESHTLETLKPGTKTAELSVASASTFVISEQSVAVTLEPSKIVDSFATAPVPTTVVLKSSEPVVPMSADYPMKSMLKSFESTPPEPSKILSEPPVAKVIEPSEIYMVSSETSTEVHPEPSTSTMDFPEPSAAEVLRLPEQPVKVPPEVADSSMARPQEMLELPKTSTLELPESSVASAMDLPGPPATSMPELQGPSVTPVMELPGPSATPGPELPGPLPSPVPELLGPPATAAPELPGPSVTSVPQLLQELPGLPATPMGLEPPQEVPEPPVMAQELPGLPAVTAAVELPGQPAVTVAMELTEQPVTTTELEQPMGMTAVEHPGQPEVTTASGLLGQPEAAMVLELPGQSVATTALELSGQPSVTGVPELPGLPSATRALELSGQSVAAGALDLPGQLMAAGALEFAGQSGAAGALELLGQPLATGVLELPGQPGAPELPGQPVATVALEISVQSVVTTELSTMTVSQSLEVPSTTALESYSTVAQELPTTLVGDTSVTVGVDPLMAQESHILASNTMETHMLASNTMDSQMLASNAMDSQMLASNAMDSQMLATSSMDSQMLATSSMDSQMLATSTMDSQMLATSSMDSQMLATSSMDSQLLATSSMDSQMLATSSMDSQMLATSSMDSQMLATSTMDSQMLATSTMDSQMLATSSMDSQMLASGTMDSQMLASGTMDAQMLASGTMDAQMLASSSQDSSMLDSKSPDPYRLAQDPYRLAQDPYRLGHDAYRLGHDAYRLGQDPYRLGHDPYRLTPDPYRMSARPYRIAPRSYRIAPRPYRLAPRPLMLASRRSMMMSYAAERSMMSSYERSMMSYERSMMSPMAERSMMSAYERSMMSAYERSMMSPMAERSMMSAYERSMMSAYERSMMSPMADRSMMSMGADRSMMSSYSAADRSMMSSYSAADRSMMSSYSDRSMMSMATDSYADSYSDTYTEAYMVPPLPPEEPPTMPPLPPEEPPMTPPLPPEEPPEGSALPGEQAALTAENTWPSEVPALPSDESVSLTEPSVSQSEISEPLAVPADYSLSASESSVLVSEAAGTVPEPPPEPESSVISTPIESAVVAEDHELIQERPATYMVSEAPITSAETTVLTTESSIMSETAETYDSMRVSEHVSSEASLSLSETTVTVPESSHSTLGIAVPESPAGTTQEPSAGTFLELTAVAVSEPGVMTVPEPPSEIVLQPPAMAEPEHVPIPVVSNMEPSVPILESAVSVHQPAMIVSESSVSVQESTVTLSEPIGSVAEMTQVIPTEMALESTPTILESSVTKGMHLLSGDQNLALEVNMQEVPLHSDKEPHGEGHLKNDLYENEPGINIDLNINNHLIAKGTEHNTLSVTSTGAVGEIGEEKILPFNETKQCTVLDTCPSVNEADQVGTLSSGPVAVEPESMGLSKGIEFVATSALSSISKYDAEVSLTTQDTEHDMVISTSPSGGSEADIEGPLPAKDIHLDLPSNNFVSRDTDGPLLVKEIDQNLVVALSPKENSGEEKEIPLPSKEMLSDSGFSANIEDINEADLVRPLLPKDMERLTSLRAGIEGPLLPSEVERDKSAASPVVIGTQERASESSSEEKDDYEIFVKVKDPHEKSKKKNRDKGEKEKKRDSSLRSRSKRSKSSEHKSRKRTSESRSRARKRSSKSKSRRSQTRSRSRSRRRRRSSRSRSKSRGRRSVSKEKRKRSPKHRSKSRERKRKRSSSRDNRKSVRARSRTPPSRRSRSHTPSRRRRSRSVGRRRSFSVSPSRRSRTPSRRSRTPSRRSRTPSRRSRTPSRRSRTPSRRSRTPSRRRRSRSVVRRRSFSISPVRLRRSRTPLRRRFSRSPIRRKRSRSSERGRSPKRLTDLDKAQLLEIAKANAAAMCAKAGVPLPPNLKPAPPPTMEEKVAKKSGGATIEELTEF from the exons ATGGCGACCAACATCGAGCAGATTTTTCGGTCTTTCGTGGTCAGTAAATTCCGCGAGATACAGCAAGAACTTTCCAG TGGAAGGAGCGAGGGCCAGCTCAATGGTGAAACAAACACACCTACCGAAGGAACCCAGGCAGGTGATGCCGCTGCCACTGCCAGGAATCTACCAAATGAAGAAATAGTTCAGAAGATAGAGGAAGTACTTTCTGGGGTCTTAGATACAGAGCTCCGATATAAGCCAG ACATGAAGGAGGCTTCTAGGAAAAGATGTGTGTCTGTACAAACAGATCCTACTGATGAAATTCCCAGCAAAAAGTCAAAGAAGcataaaaagcacaaaaataaaaagaagaaaaagaagaaagaaaaggagaaaaagtataaaagacaGCCAGAAGAATCTGAATCTAAGCCAAAATCACATCATGATGGGAACATAGATTTAGAATCAGATTCCTTTTTGAAGTTTGATTCTGAATCTTCAGTGATGACACTGGAGCATCCTGTTAGAGCATTTGGCCTATCTGAGACAAGTGAATCTACTGCAGTTGTACTGGAACCTTCTATGGTGTCAGTGGAGACTTCAGAATCACACACCTTAGAAACTTTGAAGCCAGGTACAAAAACTGCAGAACTGTCAGTAGCATCTGCATCTACATTTGTAATCTCCGAGCAGTCAGTGGCAGTAACGCTGGAACCATCTAAGATTGTGGATTCCTTTGCAACAGCACCAGTGCCTACAACAGTCGTGCTGAAGTCCTCTGAGCCAGTTGTACCAATGTCAGCGGATTATCCCATGAAATCTATGTTGAAATCTTTTGAGAGCACACCTCCAGAACCATCAAAGATCTTGTCAGAGCCTCCAGTCGCTAAAGTGATAGAGCCATCAGAAATCTATATGGTATCATCAGAGACATCTACAGAAGTACACCCTGAGCCAAGTACATCAACAATGGATTTTCCAGAGCCATCAGCAGCTGAAGTGCTAAGATTGCCTGAGCAGCCTGTAAAAGTGCCACCAGAGGTTGCAGATTCATCCATGGCAAGACCGCAGGAGATGTTGGAGCTGCCCAAGACCTCTACATTGGAGCTGCCGGAGTCGTCGGTGGCCTCAGCGATGGATTTGCCGGGGCCACCTGCGACCTCCATGCCGGAGTTGCAGGGGCCCTCTGTGACTCCAGTGATGGAGTTACCTGGGCCCTCTGCTACCCCGGGACCAGAGTTGCCCGGGCCTCTTCCTTCCCCAGTGCCTGAGTTACTAGGGCCCCCTGCTACAGCAGCTCCTGAGTTGCCGGGGCCCTCTGTGACATCAGTGCCACAGTTGTTGCAGGAATTGCCAGGGCTTCCAGCGACACCCATGGGATTGGAGCCACCACAGGAGGTCCCAGAGCCACCTGTGATGGCACAGGAGCTGCCAGGGCTGCCTGCGGTGACAGCTGCAGTAGAGTTGCCAGGGCAGCCTGCGGTGACAGTAGCAATGGAGTTGACCGAACAACCTGTGACGACGACAGAGTTGGAGCAGCCAATGGGGATGACAGCGGTGGAACATCCTGGGCAGCCTGAGGTGACAACGGCATCTGGTTTGCTGGGGCAGCCCGAGGCAGCGATGGTGCTGGAGTTGCCAGGACAGTCAGTGGCAACAACAGCGCTGGAGTTGTCAGGGCAGCCTTCGGTGACTGGGGTGCCAGAGTTGCCAGGGCTGCCTTCGGCAACTAGGGCACTGGAGTTGTCGGGGCAGTCTGTGGCAGCTGGGGCACTAGATTTGCCTGGGCAGCTCATGGCAGCTGGGGCACTGGAGTTTGCGGGGCAGTCTGGGGCAGCTGGAGCACTGGAGCTTTTGGGGCAGCCTCTGGCAACAGGGGTGCTGGAGTTGCCAGGGCAGCCTGGAGCGCCAGAGTTGCCTGGGCAACCTGTGGCAACTGTGGCGCTGGAGATCTCTGTTCAGTCTGTGGTGACAACGGAGCTGTCAACGATGACCGTGTCGCAGTCCCTGGAGGTGCCCTCGACGACAGCGCTGGAATCCTATAGTACGGTAGCACAGGAGCTGCCTACTACACTAGTGGGGGATACTTCTGTAACAGTAGGAGTGGATCCCTTGATGGCCCAAGAGTCCCATATTTTAGCTTCTAACACCATGGAGACCCATATGTTAGCATCCAACACCATGGACTCCCAGATGCTAGCTTCCAACGCCATGGACTCCCAGATGCTAGCTTCCAACGCCATGGACTCCCAGATGTTAGCAACTAGTTCCATGGACTCCCAGATGTTAGCAACTAGCTCTATGGACTCCCAGATGTTAGCTACTAGTACCATGGACTCCCAGATGTTAGCGACTAGCTCCATGGACTCTCAGATGTTAGCGACCAGTTCCATGGACTCTCAGTTGTTAGCAACCAGCTCCATGGACTCTCAGATGTTAGCTACCAGCTCCATGGACTCTCAGATGTTAGCCACCAGCTCCATGGACTCTCAGATGTTAGCCACCAGCACCATGGACTCCCAGATGTTAGCCACCAGCACCATGGACTCCCAGATGTTAGCAACTAGCTCTATGGACTCCCAGATGTTAGCATCTGGCACTATGGACTCTCAGATGTTAGCTTCCGGCACCATGGATGCTCAGATGTTAGCTTCCGGCACCATGGATGCCCAGATGTTAGCTTCTAGTTCCCAAGATTCTTCTATGTTGGATTCAAAATCACCTGATCCCTACAGGTTAGCTCAGGATCCTTACAGGCTTGCTCAGGATCCCTATAGGTTAGGTCATGATGCTTATCGGTTAGGCCATGATGCTTATAGATTAGGGCAGGACCCATATAGATTAGGCCATGATCCCTACAGACTAACTCCTGATCCTTATAGGATGTCTGCTAGACCCTATAGGATAGCTCCCAGATCCTATAGGATAGCTCCGAGGCCATACAGGTTAGCACCCAGACCCCTGATGTTAGCATCTAGACGTTCTATGATGATGTCCTATGCTGCAGAACGTTCTATGATGTCGTCTTACGAGCGCTCTATGATGTCTTACGAGCGCTCTATGATGTCCCCGATGGCTGAGCGCTCTATGATGTCAGCCTATGAGCGCTCCATGATGTCTGCCTACGAACGCTCTATGATGTCCCCTATGGCTGAGCGCTCCATGATGTCAGCTTATGAGCGCTCCATGATGTCAGCTTATGAGCGCTCCATGATGTCTCCGATGGCTGACCGGTCTATGATGTCCATGGGTGCTGACCGCTCTATGATGTCATCTTACTCTGCTGCTGACCGCTCTATGATGTCATCGTACTCTGCAGCTGACCGATCAATGATGTCATCTTATTCTGATCGTTCAATGATGTCTATGGCAACCGATTCTTATGCTGATTCTTACTCTGACACATATACGGAGGCCTATATGGTACCACCTTTGCCTCCTGAGGAACCTCCAACAATGCCTCCATTGCCACCCGAGGAGCCACCAATGACACCACCATTGCCTCCCGAAGAGCCGCCAGAGGGTTCTGCATTGCCTGGTGAGCAGGCAGCGTTAACAGCTGAAAATACTTGGCCTTCTGAGGTGCCAGCATTACCCTCTGACGAGTCTGTATCACTCACTGAACCATCGGTGAGTCAGAGTGAGATTTCAGAGCCTTTAGCTGTGCCTGCTGATTATTCACTGTCAGCATCAGAGTCTTCAGTTTTAGTATCAGAGGCAGCTGGGACTGTTCCAGAACCACCACCGGAGCCAGAGTCTTCAGTTATATCAACACCCATAGAATCTGCTGTGGTTGCAGAAGACCATGAACTTATTCAGGAAAGACCAGCGACTTATATGGTGTCTGAAGCTCCCATAACGTCAGCTGAAACCACTGTGTTGACAACAGAGTCTTCTATTATGTCAGAGACAGCAGAAACTTATGATTCAATGAGAGTTTCAGAACATGTTTCCTCAGAAGCATCTTTGTCCTTGTCAGAGACAACAGTAACTGTTCCAGAGTCATCCCACAGCACTCTAGGTATCGCTGTTCCAGAGTCACCAGCTGGGACTACACAGGAACCATCAGCTGGGACTTTCCTAGAGCTAACAGCTGTTGCTGtctcagagccgggagtaatgACTGTCCCAGAACCACCCTCTGAGATTGTGCTGCAGCCCCCAGCCATGGCTGAACCAGAGCATGTTCCTATACCTGTTGTTTCAAACATGGAGCCTAGTGTACCTATTCTGGAATCAGCAGTGTCAGTCCACCAACCTGCTATGATTGTTTCTGAGTCATCTGTTTCTGTCCAAGAATCCACTGTGACATTATCAGAACCTATTGGTAGTGTTGCTGAGATGACTCAAGTGATACCAACTGAAATGGCTCTAGAGTCTACACCAACAATACTGGAATCGAGTGTAACAAAAGGCATGCATTTACTATCTGGTGATCAGAATCTTGCTCTGGAGGTTAACATGCAGGAGGTTCCTTTGCATTCAGATAAAGAACCACATGGTGAAGGACACTTGAAAAATGATCTTTATGAAAATGAGCCTGGTATAAATATAGACCTTaatataaataatcatttaattGCTAAAGGGACAGAACATAATACATTGTCAGTTACCAGCACTGGTGCTGTTGGTGAAATAGGTGAGGAGAAAATTTTGCCCTTTAATGAGACAAAACAATGCACAGTATTGGATACCTGTCCTAGTGTTAATGAGGCTGATCAAGTAGGAACTCTGTCATCTGGGCCAGTTGCTGTTGAACCTGAATCAATGGGACTTAGTAAGGGCATTGAATTTGTTGCAACATCTGCTCTTAGTTCTATTAGTAAATATGATGCTGAAGTGTCTTTAACTACTCAAGATACTGAGCATGACATGGTGATTTCCACCAGCCCTAGTGGTGGTAGTGAAGCTGACATAGAGGGCCCTCTGCCTGCTAAAGACATTCATCTTGACCTGCCATCTAATAATTTTGTTAGTAGGGACACAGATGGGCCATTACTTGTAAAGGAGATTGACCAGAATTTAGTGGTTGCTCTTAGCCCTAAAGAAAATagtggagaagagaaagaaatacctCTCCCTAGTAAAGAAATGTTGTCTGACTCAGGATTTTCTGCCAATATTGAAGATATTAATGAAGCAGACTTAGTGAGACCATTACTTCCTAAAGACATGGAACGCCTTACGAGCCTCAGAGCTGGTATTGAAGGACCTTTACTCCCAAGTGAAGTTGAACGTGACAAATCTGCTGCAAGTCCAGTTGTAATTGGTACCCAAGAAAGAGCATCAGAGTCCTCTTCAGAGGAAAAAGATGATTATGAAATTTTTGTTAAAGTTAAGGACCCAcatgaaaaaagtaagaaaaagaaccGTGACAAAggtgaaaaagagaagaaaagagactcTTCCTTAAGATCTCGAAGTAAGCGTTCCAAGTCGTCTGAGCACAAATCACGGAAACGAACCAGTGAATCTCGTTCTAGGGCAAGGAAGAGATCCTCTAAGTCCAAGTCCCGTCGCTCTCAGACACGGTCCCGGTCAAGGTCAAGACgaaggaggaggagcagcaggTCAAGGTCAAAGTCGAGAGGAAGGCGATCTGTATCAAAAGAGAAGCGCAAAAGATCGCCAAAGCACAGATCCAAGTctagggaaagaaaaaggaaacggTCAAGCTCCAGAGATAATCGAAAATCAGTCAGAGCACGAAGTCGTACCCCACCAAGTCGTCGGAGTCGGAGTCACACGCCGAGTCGTCGAAGGAGATCTAGATCTGTGGGGAGAAGAAGGAGCTTTAGTGTTTCCCCCAGTCGGAGGAGCCGCACCCCTAGCCGAAGGAGCCGAACCCCCAGTCGAAGGAGTCGCACACCTAGCCGAAGGAGCCGAACCCCCAGCCGAAGGAGCCGTACCCCCAGCCGCCGGAGTCGCACTCCCAGCCGAAGGAGAAGATCAAGATCTGTTGTGAGGAGAAGAAGTTTTAGTATATCACCAGTCAGATTAAGACGATCACGGACACCTTTGAGAAGAAGGTTTAGTAGATCTCCCATCCGACGTAAAAGATCAAGATCGTCTGAAAGGGGCAGATCACCTAAACGTCTGACAGATTTGG ATAAGGCTCAATTACTTGAAATAGCCAAAGCTAATGCAGCTGCCATGTGTGCTAAGGCTGGTGTCCCTTTACCGCCAAACCTAAAGCCTGCACCTCCACCTACAATGGAAGAGAAAGTTGCTAAAAAGTCTGGAGGAGCTACTATAGAAGAACTGACTGAG TTTTAG